A single genomic interval of Eleutherodactylus coqui strain aEleCoq1 chromosome 3, aEleCoq1.hap1, whole genome shotgun sequence harbors:
- the LOC136621095 gene encoding protein polybromo-1-like, giving the protein MQQKLNEVYEAVKNYTDKRGRRLSAIFLRLPSRSELPDYYVTIKKPIDMEKIRSHIMANKYQDIDAMCEDFVIMFNNACTYNEPESLIYKDALVLHKVLLETRRDIEGDEDSHVPNVTLLIQELIHNLFVSMMSHQDDEGRCYSDSLAEIPAVDPKFPKRPPLTFEIIRKNVENNRYRRLDLFQEHMFEVLERARRMNRSHAAGCNFHGGIPCSWN; this is encoded by the coding sequence ATGCAACAGAAACTGAATGAAGTGTATGAAGCAGTAAAGAATTACACAGATAAACGTGGCAGACGTCTCAGCGCCATCTTCCTGCGTCTTCCCTCCCGCTCTGAGCTCCCAGACTACTATGTGACCATCAAGAAACCCATCGACATGGAAAAGATTAGGAGTCACATAATGGCCAACAAGTACCAGGATATCGATGCCATGTGTGAGGACTTTGTCATCATGTTTAATAACGCCTGCACTTACAATGAACCCGAATCCCTCATTTATAAGGATGCCTTGGTCCTTCATAAGGTGTTACTGGAGACCCGCAGAGATATCGAAGGAGATGAGGATTCTCATGTCCCTAATGTAACTTTGCTCATTCAGGAGTTAATACACAACCTGTTTGTGTCCATGATGAGCCATCAAGATGACGAAGGAAGATGTTATAGCGATTCTCTGGCTGAAATTCCTGCAGTTGACCCCAAGTTTCCAAAGAGACCTCCATTGACTTTTGAGATTATTCGAAAGAATGTGGAAAATAATCGTTACCGAAGACTTGACCTTTTCCAGGAGCACATGTTCGAGGTTCTGGAGAGAGCGCGCAGAATGAATCG